Below is a window of Candidatus Deferrimicrobiaceae bacterium DNA.
TGCCCGTCTCGGAGCGGAGATCCGGGGGGAGCACGCGGCCGCCAACATCCCGGAGGACGGCCACGTGGTGGTGGTCTCCTCGGCCGTCCGTCCGGACAACCCGGAAGTGATCGAGGCGCATCGCAGGAAGATCCCGGTCATCCCCCGGGCGGAGATGCTTGCCGAACTCATGCGGATGAAATACGGGATCGCCATCGCGGGAACGCACGGCAAGACGACCACGACCTCGATGGTGGCCACCCTCCTCGCGACGGCCGGGTGGGACCCGACCGCCGTGGTGGGGGGGAAGCTCAACAGCCTCGGCTCCAACGCGAAGCTCGGGTCCGGGGATTTCCTGGTGGCCGAGGCCGACGAGAGCGACGGGTCGTTCCTGAAACTCTCCCCCACCGTGGCGGTGGTGACCAACATCGATGCCGAGCACCTCGACTACTACTCGGGAATCGGGCAGATCAAGGAGACTTTTCTCCACTTCCTCAACAAGGTTCCCTTCTACGGGTTCGCCGTCCTGTGCGTGGACCACCCGAATGTCCAGGAGCTCATCCCCGCGCTTCAGAAGACGTACGTCACCTACGGCTTTTCCCCGCAGGCGGATTACCGGGCCGACGGGGTCTCGCCCGAGGGGATGGCGAACCGCTTCCGGGTGGTCCGCCGCGGCGAGATCCTCGGCGAGGTCTTGCTTTCCGCACCCGGCCGCCACAACGTGAGCAACGCGCTTGCCGCGGTGGCGGTCGCTTCGGAGCTGGGGATCCCCTTCGACAAGATCCGGGAAGGGCTGGCCGACTACCGGGGAGTGCACAGGAGGTTCCAGATCAAGGGAGAGCGGGAAGGCGTGACGGTCGTGGACGATTACGGGCATCACCCCGCGGAGATCCGCGCGACGCTTTCCGCCGCCCGGGAGGTGTGGCCCTCCCGCCGGATCGTCGTCGGCTTCCAGCCGCACCGGTACTCCCGGACGCACGCCCTTTTCCAGGAGTTCGTCTCCGCGTTCCACGATGCGGACCTGCTCTTCGTTTTCGAGGTCTACCCCGCGGGGGAGGAACCGATCCCGGGGGCCTCGGGCGAGCGGCTCTGCGAGGCGATACGGGACCACGGGCACAAGGCGGTCTTTTTCGCGGGGAAGGCAGGGGAAGCCGCAGGGCGGATTCTCCCCCGGCTGCAACCGGGCGACATATTTCTGACCATGGGGGCCGGAGATGTCTGGAAACTGGCAGAGGGCGTGGTATCCGCCTGAGGGACGGGAGAGGCAAGGCCGGCGGGGAGGGATGATGGGCAAGGTCGAGGAGGTGTTCGGCGCCAGGATGCGGGAGTTCACCACCGTGAGGATCGGAGGGCCGGCCGAGCGGATCGTCTTTCCGCACTCGGGGAAGGAGGTCCAGGAGGTCCTCGCGGCGGAGCGGGGCGCGAACCGGGAGGTGAGGGCGCTGGGAGCGGGCAGCAACCTCCTCGTGTCGGACGGCGGCATTCGCGGCACGGTGATCTGTCTGAAGAAGAACATGGGAAAGGTCCTCTTCGCCCCGGGGGGAGCGGTGGTCGCCGACGCGGGCGTGATGCTTCCGAGGTTCGCGGTCCTGTGCGCCCTGTCCTCCCTCTCCGGCGCCGAAGAGCTGGGGGGGATCCCGGGGACGGTGGGCGGAGCGCTGACGATGAATGCCGGGGCGTACGGACGGTCCATCGGGGAGATCGTCGAGTGGGTGGAGATCGTGGATGACGGGGGGAACCTTCACCGCGTCGCGGCGGGGGAGATCGGTTTCTCCTACCGGACGGCGGAGTACCCCGTCGCGGGGATCATCGTCCGCGCCGGTTTCCGGCTTCGCCCGGGCCATTCCGATGAGGCGTTCGCCCGCATGAAGGGATTCAACGAAAGACGCCGCGCCTGCCAGCCCTGGGGGGAGAGGACGTTCGGCTCCACCTTCCGGAACCCTCCCGGGGGCGAGAGGGCGGCATCCCTGCTGGAGCGGGCGGGGATGAAGGGGGCCCGCGAGGGAGACGCGATGTTTTCGGAGAAGCATGCCAATTTCATGGTCAACCGGGGGCGGGCCGGCGCGTCCGATGTCCTGCGGCTCATCGCGCGGGGGAGGGAGGCGGTGCGGAATCTTGCGAACGTCACGCTGGCGACCGAGGTGAAGATGTGGGGAATCGCGGATGAGTGAGAAGGGCAGGTTCCGGGGGAAGACGGTGGGGGTCTTCCTCGGCGGGGAGTCCTCGGAGCGCGAGGTGTCGCTCCGGACGGGGGGAGCCGCCGCGCAGGCCCTTCGCCGGAGGGGATATGGCGTGTCCGAGATCGACATCCGGGGGGATTGGTTGCGGGCGATCCGGGAAGCGAAGATCGACGTCGCCTTCGTCGCCCTCCACGGCCGGCTGGGGGAGGACGGATGCATCCAGGGAGCCCTGGAGCTTGCCCGCGTGCCGTATACGGGATCGGGCGTCGCCGCCTCCGCCGTCTCGATGAGCAAGGTTCTGGCCAAACGGGTCGTCGCCGCCGCGGGGGTCCCCTGTCCGCAGGACGCCGTTTTCGAGGGGGAGGCGCTTGCCGCCCCCGCCCCGCCGGCGTTCGGCTTCCCTCTGGTGGTGAAGCCGGACCGGGAAGGATCCACGGTGGGGATCAGCGTAGTCCGCGATATCGGCGGATGGGAGGGGGCGATGGCCGAGGCGGGGAAGTACGACCCCCGGGTGCTGGTCGAGGACTACGTGCCGGGGAGGGAGATCACGGTGGGGATCGTGAACGGACGGGTCCTCCCCGCCATCGAGATCGTGCCGAAGTCCGGCTCGGGATTCTACGACTACCATTCCAAGTACACGGTCGGCCAGACGGAGTACGTGATCCCCGTCCCGATGGACCGCGACATCCTCCAGCGGGCGGCGGAGTTCACGCGGATGGCGGCTTCCGCCCTGTCGCTGCGGGGCGCGGCAAGGATCGATTACCGGGTCGACCCCGCGGGGAACCTCTTCTTCCTGGAGGCGAACACGATCCCGGGAATGACGGAAACGAGCCTGTTGCCGAAAGCGGCCCGCTTCGACGGGATTTCCTTCGAGGACCTCGTCGAGGAGATCCTGGACGATGCGGGGTTGTCCAAGTAGATGATCGAGTACAAGGCATACCACAAGAAGTCGCTCGGGAAGCGGAAGCGTCCGCACGCGGCGCGCAGGAAGAAGAAAAAGGGGAAGGAGGAAACCCCCGGCCGGACCCAATTCCGGCGTTCGATCCCGATCATCGCCGCGGTGCTGGCCTTCCTCCTCCTGGGGGCGGCGGGGGCGGCCGCCTACACCTGGCTGGGACGCTCCGCCATCTTCTCGGTGCGGGTCGTCGACATGAACCCGTGCGACCACGTGTCGAAAGACGAGATCTCGGGGATGCTCAAGGGGGTCGCCCGGGGAAACATCTGGTCGCTCTCCAAGGAGGAGATCGGCCGGCGGATCCTGTCCCACCCGTTCGCGCGGGAAGTGGCCGTCCGGAAGGCGTTCCCGGACAAGCTCGTCGTGCACATCGAGGAACGGGAGCCGGTCGCGATGATCAACCTGGACGCTCTCTACTACGTGGATGAGCAGGGATCCATCTTCAAGCGCTTGACCGCGTACGACGCGAAGAACCTTCCGATCCTCACCGGTTTTTCGCGGGGGGACCTGGCGGCGAAGGACCCGGTCACGATCCGGAACCTGAAGAAGACGATCGACCTTCTGCATCACGCGGAAGCGGGCGTCCTGCGCCGGAACATCTCGGAGGTCCACTTCGACGCCCAGGACGGGTACACGCTGGTGACCCGGGACTTCGGGCTCCAGCTGAAGATCGGGACGATGGAATTTTCCAAGGCGATGCAGCGGGTGGAGGAGGCGATGCCGAAGCTGGCGAGCCTGGGCCAATCGAAGGGGGTCGTCGACCTGAAAACAGAGGGCCGCATCTTCGTGCGGCCGGGGGAGTAGATGGAACCTTCGGCGGGGCCGGTGATCGCCGGCCTGGATGTGGGATCGAGCAAGGTCGCAACGGTCGTTGCGAGGAAGACCCCCGGGGGGGTGGAAATCCTCGGCATGGGGATCTGCCCGACGGAGGGGATGCGCAAGGGGTCCGTGGTCAACGTGGACGCGACCGTCAAGTCGATCTCGCAGAGCGTCTCCGAGGCGGAGAAGATGACGGGCCTCCCGGTTGTTTCCGCGCTGGTCGGCGTGTCCGGCCCCCTGATCAAGTCGTTCAACAGCCATGCGGCCGTCTCCGTGCGGAACGAGCGGGAAGTGACCGACACGGACGTGGGGCGGGTCCTCGAGCTGGCCAAGGCGGTGGAGCTTCCGGCGGACCGGGAGATCCTGCATGTCCTGACCCAGGAATTCATCGTCGACGACATGCCCGGGATCAAGGACCCCCGCGGCATGACGGGGATCCGCCTGGATGCGCGGGTGCACGTGGTGACCGACGACCTGCCCAGCACGCGGAACCTCGTTCGGTGCGTCGAGAAGGCCGAGATCAACATCGTCGACATCGT
It encodes the following:
- the murC gene encoding UDP-N-acetylmuramate--L-alanine ligase, which gives rise to MYRKGLRIHFVGIGGIGMSGIAELLLNLGYRVTGSDLRLSDTTERLARLGAEIRGEHAAANIPEDGHVVVVSSAVRPDNPEVIEAHRRKIPVIPRAEMLAELMRMKYGIAIAGTHGKTTTTSMVATLLATAGWDPTAVVGGKLNSLGSNAKLGSGDFLVAEADESDGSFLKLSPTVAVVTNIDAEHLDYYSGIGQIKETFLHFLNKVPFYGFAVLCVDHPNVQELIPALQKTYVTYGFSPQADYRADGVSPEGMANRFRVVRRGEILGEVLLSAPGRHNVSNALAAVAVASELGIPFDKIREGLADYRGVHRRFQIKGEREGVTVVDDYGHHPAEIRATLSAAREVWPSRRIVVGFQPHRYSRTHALFQEFVSAFHDADLLFVFEVYPAGEEPIPGASGERLCEAIRDHGHKAVFFAGKAGEAAGRILPRLQPGDIFLTMGAGDVWKLAEGVVSA
- the murB gene encoding UDP-N-acetylmuramate dehydrogenase is translated as MMGKVEEVFGARMREFTTVRIGGPAERIVFPHSGKEVQEVLAAERGANREVRALGAGSNLLVSDGGIRGTVICLKKNMGKVLFAPGGAVVADAGVMLPRFAVLCALSSLSGAEELGGIPGTVGGALTMNAGAYGRSIGEIVEWVEIVDDGGNLHRVAAGEIGFSYRTAEYPVAGIIVRAGFRLRPGHSDEAFARMKGFNERRRACQPWGERTFGSTFRNPPGGERAASLLERAGMKGAREGDAMFSEKHANFMVNRGRAGASDVLRLIARGREAVRNLANVTLATEVKMWGIADE
- a CDS encoding D-alanine--D-alanine ligase — its product is MSEKGRFRGKTVGVFLGGESSEREVSLRTGGAAAQALRRRGYGVSEIDIRGDWLRAIREAKIDVAFVALHGRLGEDGCIQGALELARVPYTGSGVAASAVSMSKVLAKRVVAAAGVPCPQDAVFEGEALAAPAPPAFGFPLVVKPDREGSTVGISVVRDIGGWEGAMAEAGKYDPRVLVEDYVPGREITVGIVNGRVLPAIEIVPKSGSGFYDYHSKYTVGQTEYVIPVPMDRDILQRAAEFTRMAASALSLRGAARIDYRVDPAGNLFFLEANTIPGMTETSLLPKAARFDGISFEDLVEEILDDAGLSK
- a CDS encoding cell division protein FtsQ/DivIB, which encodes MIEYKAYHKKSLGKRKRPHAARRKKKKGKEETPGRTQFRRSIPIIAAVLAFLLLGAAGAAAYTWLGRSAIFSVRVVDMNPCDHVSKDEISGMLKGVARGNIWSLSKEEIGRRILSHPFAREVAVRKAFPDKLVVHIEEREPVAMINLDALYYVDEQGSIFKRLTAYDAKNLPILTGFSRGDLAAKDPVTIRNLKKTIDLLHHAEAGVLRRNISEVHFDAQDGYTLVTRDFGLQLKIGTMEFSKAMQRVEEAMPKLASLGQSKGVVDLKTEGRIFVRPGE